From a single Cloacibacillus sp. genomic region:
- the rho gene encoding transcription termination factor Rho codes for MEDIIETILEEPAAAIADDGAAETAPDAEVIEAEFADAAEADILEAQVEEAADDGAEAQETKYEKPQRQDFKQTRHQHPKLGFNQLAPQTLAELRKIAKEIGVSSITTRRKDDLINDILKTQAEALGYRYNGGTLECMSDGYGFLRPSGLLPSNNDIYVSASQIKRFGLRNGDVVWGIIRPPKEQEHYEALLRVENVNFSDPEAARRRPHFEALVPIFPEEKLNLETDRKQIATRIVDIFAPIGKGQRALIVSPPKAGKTTLLKSLAHSITTNHPEVILMVLLIDERPEEVTDMARSVDGEIIASTFDRPAEEHLRVAGLALEKAKRLVEVDKDVVLLLDSITRLARASNLIVPPSGRTLSGGMDPAALYFPKKFFGAARNIENGGSLTIIGTSLVETGSRMDDVIYEEFKGTGNMEVHLSRKISEQRIFPALDITKSGTRKEELMVPDDDLKRIWGLRRKISNMDEAEVLNLILDKLRNTPTNRDFLATIKAG; via the coding sequence ATAGAAGACATAATAGAAACGATATTAGAAGAGCCGGCTGCGGCCATCGCCGACGACGGCGCAGCGGAGACGGCTCCAGACGCCGAAGTGATAGAGGCGGAGTTTGCGGACGCAGCCGAAGCCGACATCTTAGAGGCTCAGGTAGAAGAGGCGGCGGACGACGGCGCGGAGGCTCAGGAGACGAAATACGAGAAGCCTCAGCGTCAGGATTTCAAACAGACCCGCCATCAGCATCCGAAGCTTGGCTTCAACCAGCTTGCGCCGCAGACTCTCGCGGAGCTTCGCAAGATAGCTAAGGAGATAGGCGTCTCCTCTATAACTACGCGCCGGAAGGACGACCTCATCAACGACATCCTGAAGACGCAGGCCGAGGCGCTCGGATACCGCTACAACGGCGGAACGCTCGAATGCATGTCGGACGGCTACGGATTCCTTCGCCCGTCGGGACTGCTCCCCAGCAACAACGACATCTATGTATCGGCTTCGCAGATAAAACGCTTCGGGCTGCGCAACGGCGACGTCGTTTGGGGCATCATCAGGCCGCCGAAGGAACAGGAACATTACGAGGCTCTGCTCCGCGTTGAGAACGTCAACTTCTCAGACCCGGAAGCAGCGCGCCGCCGCCCGCATTTTGAGGCGCTCGTGCCTATTTTCCCGGAAGAAAAACTCAACCTTGAAACGGACCGCAAACAGATAGCTACGCGAATAGTCGATATATTCGCGCCGATAGGAAAGGGACAGCGCGCCCTCATCGTCTCTCCGCCAAAGGCGGGAAAGACGACGCTCTTAAAGAGCCTTGCGCATTCCATCACGACAAACCATCCCGAAGTCATACTTATGGTGCTGCTCATAGACGAACGCCCGGAAGAGGTCACAGACATGGCGCGTTCAGTGGACGGCGAGATAATAGCCTCCACCTTCGACCGCCCGGCGGAGGAACATCTCCGCGTGGCCGGGCTTGCGCTTGAAAAGGCAAAGAGGCTCGTCGAAGTTGATAAAGACGTCGTACTGCTGCTTGACTCAATCACGCGCCTTGCGCGTGCCTCAAACCTCATAGTGCCTCCGTCGGGCCGCACCCTCTCTGGAGGAATGGACCCTGCCGCGCTCTATTTCCCGAAAAAATTCTTCGGAGCGGCGCGCAACATCGAAAACGGCGGCAGCCTCACGATAATCGGCACCTCTTTAGTTGAGACTGGCAGCCGCATGGACGACGTCATCTACGAAGAGTTCAAGGGCACGGGCAACATGGAGGTCCATCTCTCGCGCAAGATTTCGGAGCAGCGCATCTTCCCGGCTCTCGACATCACGAAGTCCGGCACGCGCAAAGAGGAGCTTATGGTTCCCGACGACGACCTGAAGCGCATCTGGGGCCTTCGCAGGAAAATATCGAACATGGATGAGGCTGAAGTTCTAAATCTTATTTTGGATAAATTAAGAAACACCCCCACGAATCGTGATTTTCTTGCTACAATAAAGGCGGGCTAA
- a CDS encoding peptidoglycan DD-metalloendopeptidase family protein yields the protein MRNKAEPNKINKRKTICLVLFLSAAVSGAVIFAAMAAERTGMYWIGQDNEFVTERPEDNRGFFTVDVSDFLSAGPGPAEAALEEKEIVPLAIGPLPSIPTLTEEELKLYGILSKNDGLISSTDQSTLDEDIHWTEVVLEPGDTLKSIADDFGVSAEDLRRANGLQKGETPNQSEVLYVPDTPGDVPATLLFVRKLQREELLLAKKGKLLEVSMYTVKAGDTLWAISDKYDLDVDTLVGSNKEALAKDINHLKLGMKLRIPNQDGIFIRAAKRDTIDKLADRYGATKESVMTANSLKSDRLVAGTELFLPGGKLVAVTDVRITTKTRNGTRSRTVSISRATVRGFGWPVFGQISSSFGWRRSPFGRRRVFHSGLDIRAPRGSIIRAAAGGVVVHSGWMGGYGKAIVISHSNGMTTLYGHCSKLVARRGATVTRGQTVALVGSTGRSTGNHVHFEVRVSGAPRNPLKHLR from the coding sequence ATGAGAAATAAGGCGGAACCAAATAAAATAAACAAAAGAAAAACCATATGCCTAGTTCTCTTCCTGTCGGCTGCGGTAAGCGGCGCCGTCATCTTTGCGGCAATGGCCGCCGAACGTACAGGTATGTACTGGATAGGCCAGGACAATGAATTTGTAACGGAACGCCCCGAGGACAACCGGGGCTTCTTTACTGTAGACGTATCGGACTTTCTGAGCGCGGGCCCGGGGCCAGCCGAGGCCGCTTTGGAAGAAAAAGAGATAGTGCCGCTTGCGATAGGGCCTCTGCCGAGCATCCCCACCCTTACGGAGGAGGAGCTTAAACTTTACGGCATCCTTTCAAAGAACGACGGGCTCATTTCAAGCACGGACCAAAGCACGCTTGACGAAGACATCCACTGGACAGAGGTCGTGCTTGAACCTGGAGATACGCTAAAATCCATCGCGGATGATTTCGGAGTGAGCGCGGAGGACCTCAGACGCGCGAACGGCCTTCAAAAAGGCGAGACGCCGAACCAGTCGGAGGTGCTCTATGTTCCCGACACGCCTGGCGACGTTCCCGCCACGCTGCTCTTTGTCAGAAAGCTCCAGCGCGAAGAGCTGCTGCTTGCCAAAAAAGGCAAACTGCTTGAGGTCTCTATGTACACCGTAAAAGCGGGAGACACGCTCTGGGCGATATCCGATAAATACGACCTGGACGTGGACACGCTGGTCGGCTCTAACAAAGAGGCGCTGGCAAAGGACATCAACCATCTCAAGCTCGGCATGAAGCTGCGCATCCCCAACCAGGACGGCATCTTTATCCGGGCGGCAAAGCGCGACACGATAGATAAACTCGCCGACCGCTACGGCGCCACAAAAGAATCGGTGATGACGGCCAACTCGCTGAAAAGCGACCGTCTCGTTGCGGGCACGGAACTCTTTCTGCCAGGAGGCAAGCTCGTCGCCGTCACGGACGTGAGGATTACCACAAAGACGAGAAACGGTACGCGCTCCAGAACGGTCAGCATCTCTAGGGCGACCGTGCGCGGCTTCGGCTGGCCGGTCTTCGGCCAGATATCAAGCAGCTTCGGCTGGAGGAGGAGCCCGTTCGGAAGGCGCAGAGTGTTCCACTCAGGCCTCGATATAAGGGCGCCGCGCGGAAGCATAATAAGAGCCGCCGCAGGCGGAGTCGTCGTGCATTCCGGCTGGATGGGCGGATACGGCAAGGCTATAGTCATCTCTCATTCAAACGGCATGACCACGCTTTACGGCCACTGCAGCAAACTTGTAGCAAGGCGCGGGGCGACCGTGACACGCGGACAGACTGTGGCGCTTGTAGGCAGTACGGGGCGTTCCACGGGCAACCACGTGCATTTTGAGGTGCGAGTAAGCGGTGCGCCGCGAAATCCGTTAAAGCATTTAAGATAA